One window of Aestuariirhabdus haliotis genomic DNA carries:
- a CDS encoding ion transporter: MESLSVKERLYSIIFGTETQAGRRFDLFLIVLIALSILVAMLDSVESIASQYHRHFFLLEWFFTLLFTLEYAVRLYCSPKPGSYARSFFGIVDLLAILPSYLALIFSGSTFLVIIRLLRVLRIFRILKLMRYLRDANVLWRSMMSSRRKIFVFFCSVLVLATIFGSLMYVVEGPEQGFTSIPKSIYWAIVTITTVGYGDITPHTIMGQMLAALVMVTGYSIIAVPTGIITAELADELRRDRSKKYCANCTRSGHDNDAEHCKFCGAELNP; encoded by the coding sequence TGACCTCTTCCTGATCGTTCTAATAGCGCTCAGCATTCTGGTTGCCATGCTGGATTCAGTGGAAAGTATTGCCAGCCAATACCATCGGCATTTCTTTCTACTGGAGTGGTTCTTTACCCTGCTTTTCACTCTGGAATATGCGGTACGTCTTTATTGTTCCCCGAAACCCGGAAGCTATGCCCGAAGCTTTTTTGGGATTGTCGACCTGTTGGCGATCCTGCCCAGTTATCTGGCACTTATTTTCAGTGGCTCTACCTTTCTGGTGATTATTCGCCTGTTGCGAGTGCTGAGAATTTTTCGAATTCTAAAGCTGATGCGTTATCTGCGTGACGCCAATGTTTTGTGGCGCTCAATGATGTCATCTCGGCGCAAGATTTTTGTCTTCTTCTGCTCTGTGCTGGTTCTGGCGACCATATTTGGCTCATTAATGTACGTGGTTGAAGGGCCCGAGCAAGGCTTCACCAGCATACCTAAAAGCATCTACTGGGCCATAGTCACTATTACCACCGTGGGTTACGGGGACATCACCCCACACACCATCATGGGCCAGATGCTGGCAGCGCTGGTGATGGTTACCGGGTATTCAATCATTGCAGTACCCACCGGTATCATCACCGCCGAACTGGCCGATGAGCTGCGCCGGGACCGCTCAAAAAAATACTGTGCCAACTGCACTCGCAGCGGGCATGACAACGACGCCGAACACTGTAAATTTTGTGGTGCAGAATTAAACCCCTAA